A stretch of Spirosoma agri DNA encodes these proteins:
- a CDS encoding GtrA family protein translates to MQTFFKVQVTSLLASAVDFLTTIVGVHLLNSWFMAASLIGSVCGGLVNFVVAKTWTFPLNNQPLGPQFGRFFLVWLGNAGINAAGLFAATHVLGVQYLLAKTTVSILVGISYNYFFQKDFVFSVS, encoded by the coding sequence ATGCAAACATTTTTTAAAGTACAGGTGACCTCATTACTAGCGTCGGCCGTCGATTTTCTGACGACGATCGTTGGTGTGCACCTGTTGAACAGTTGGTTTATGGCGGCAAGTTTAATCGGTTCCGTTTGCGGGGGACTCGTGAATTTTGTCGTCGCTAAGACGTGGACGTTTCCGTTGAACAACCAACCGCTTGGCCCGCAGTTTGGACGCTTTTTTCTGGTCTGGCTGGGCAATGCGGGGATCAACGCTGCCGGGCTTTTTGCCGCAACGCACGTGCTGGGCGTACAGTATTTACTCGCTAAAACAACCGTATCCATTCTGGTTGGCATAAGCTACAACTACTTTTTTCAAAAAGACTTTGTGTTTAGTGTGTCATGA
- a CDS encoding phosphatidylglycerophosphatase A family protein, whose product MHKLLATGLGIGYIRKGGGTVASVVCCGIWYLAQGMNYPVFAPVLITLVVLMIGIWSATVVEQQWGKDSYRVVIDEIAGMSISLLFIPISTKSILIGLFLFRFFDIAKPLGIRKVEKLSGGWGVMFDDVLAGVYANLTLQSALALSIL is encoded by the coding sequence ATGCATAAACTACTCGCAACCGGCCTGGGTATCGGCTACATTCGTAAAGGTGGAGGTACGGTAGCATCGGTTGTTTGCTGTGGCATCTGGTATCTGGCCCAGGGAATGAATTATCCCGTTTTCGCCCCGGTCCTGATTACACTTGTCGTATTGATGATCGGGATCTGGTCGGCAACCGTAGTCGAGCAACAATGGGGAAAAGACAGCTATCGGGTCGTCATCGACGAAATAGCCGGAATGTCTATCAGTTTACTCTTCATTCCGATTTCGACCAAGAGCATTCTGATCGGTCTGTTCCTATTTCGGTTTTTCGACATAGCAAAGCCGTTGGGTATTCGGAAAGTAGAAAAGCTGAGTGGCGGATGGGGGGTTATGTTCGACGACGTGCTGGCTGGCGTTTACGCCAATTTAACATTGCAAAGCGCCTTAGCACTGAGTATCTTATAA
- a CDS encoding MarR family winged helix-turn-helix transcriptional regulator: protein MSDQRSTVIANTTEVPKEFARIASEVNVAFRQFVQQKLKQHKFDLTFEMLQIIVHLWENDGVNQQEIANATLKDKASLTYLIDNLTRRELVYRQEDINDRRNKLIFLTPQGWQLKNAILPWVEDMYVAANAGIPAYDFEKAMHVLRRVINNLKQSQS from the coding sequence ATGAGTGACCAGCGTTCGACGGTGATTGCGAATACGACAGAAGTACCGAAAGAATTTGCCCGCATAGCTAGTGAGGTTAATGTTGCCTTTCGCCAGTTTGTTCAGCAAAAACTAAAGCAACACAAGTTTGATCTGACGTTTGAAATGCTGCAAATTATCGTGCACTTGTGGGAAAATGACGGCGTTAATCAACAGGAAATTGCGAATGCAACCCTTAAAGATAAAGCCAGCTTGACCTACCTGATCGACAATCTAACCCGCCGTGAACTTGTGTATAGGCAGGAGGATATCAACGATCGGCGGAACAAACTTATTTTTCTGACACCCCAAGGCTGGCAGTTAAAGAACGCGATTCTGCCCTGGGTCGAGGACATGTATGTTGCCGCTAATGCGGGTATACCCGCGTACGATTTTGAAAAAGCGATGCACGTGTTGCGCCGGGTTATCAACAATTTAAAACAGAGTCAGTCCTGA
- a CDS encoding DUF6624 domain-containing protein, whose translation MRSRLSFSCLLLITVNIASHAQVNATLKLTLDSIYAVDQLYREILAKPAKKDSLAKAEGYDSQEVQTRILTRMNAADASTMKKVEEIISQYGYPGKSLVGEPTNEAAWHVIQHSKSIEQYFPMIEEAGQKKELPFTLVAKMQDRLLVQQGKEQIYGTQGRCDFPQGSSAITQKPDCYIWPIANAAHVNERRKQAGFTDTVEDFAKSMGVTYRQRSLPKK comes from the coding sequence ATGCGCTCCAGGCTGAGCTTCTCCTGTCTCTTATTAATTACAGTAAATATAGCCAGCCATGCGCAGGTCAATGCTACGCTTAAACTAACATTGGACAGCATCTACGCTGTTGACCAGCTTTACCGGGAAATTCTGGCCAAACCAGCAAAAAAGGATTCCCTGGCCAAAGCAGAAGGATACGATTCTCAGGAAGTACAAACTAGAATACTCACCAGGATGAATGCAGCTGATGCATCAACGATGAAAAAGGTTGAGGAGATTATTAGCCAGTATGGTTATCCCGGTAAATCGTTAGTTGGCGAACCAACAAATGAAGCGGCCTGGCACGTTATTCAACACTCCAAAAGCATCGAACAATATTTCCCAATGATCGAAGAGGCAGGTCAAAAGAAGGAACTGCCTTTTACGTTAGTAGCCAAAATGCAGGACAGATTGCTGGTCCAACAGGGGAAGGAACAAATCTATGGTACGCAGGGCCGATGTGACTTTCCACAAGGTAGCTCCGCCATAACCCAAAAGCCAGATTGTTATATCTGGCCAATTGCCAATGCAGCACACGTCAATGAACGGCGTAAACAAGCTGGGTTTACAGATACCGTAGAAGACTTCGCTAAAAGCATGGGTGTTACCTACCGGCAAAGGTCGCTACCTAAAAAATGA
- a CDS encoding CsgG/HfaB family protein, giving the protein MTTHYLPRLLVLTTLVSLLSGCTAFFYQPTGPRRARVGEETPTTTSLRQLPPAKEKIVAAVYKFRDLTGQYKQIETGSTFSTAVTQGTTNILLKALEESNWFVPIERENVSNLLNERKIVRSSVAQFKEGENLPPLLFAGIILEGGVVSYDANIITGGGGLQYFSAGGSTQYRQDRVTVYLRAVATKTGKILKTIYTSKTILSQTVNASLFRYVTFKRLLETETGLTTTEPGQMAVTEAIEKAVEGLIIEGVRDGLWAAEDKQAGPMKKVLDAYQTEKTRMSETDVYGIRPEIDAPLITLQPYAGVMRYYGDYARHTIKGAYGASLAVNLSSKFGIQIDGGTGMLASEGAFSTRIASLEGNLVFTPTPFQRWSSLLFIGGGMVSRAGTTPFNWQGDRYAQAQGGVGIQYSSGGLIGFRSTISYNQPFTDALDGIVAGARNDYYLRGTLGITLHIGSIFRPRPAPITPRK; this is encoded by the coding sequence ATGACGACCCATTACCTGCCCCGCCTACTGGTGTTAACCACCCTCGTGAGCCTGTTGAGCGGCTGCACCGCATTTTTCTATCAACCCACGGGTCCGCGCCGGGCGCGGGTGGGCGAAGAAACGCCGACCACAACATCCTTGCGGCAGTTGCCCCCCGCGAAGGAAAAAATTGTGGCGGCTGTGTATAAATTCCGCGACCTGACGGGACAGTACAAACAGATTGAAACGGGATCGACTTTCTCCACTGCCGTCACGCAGGGCACGACCAATATTCTGCTGAAAGCCCTCGAAGAAAGCAACTGGTTTGTGCCCATCGAACGCGAAAACGTGAGTAATCTCCTCAACGAACGCAAGATTGTGCGCTCCAGCGTCGCTCAGTTTAAGGAGGGCGAAAACCTGCCCCCACTCCTCTTTGCCGGTATCATTCTGGAAGGCGGAGTCGTCTCCTATGATGCCAACATCATCACCGGTGGCGGGGGGCTGCAATACTTCAGCGCGGGCGGATCGACCCAATACCGGCAGGACCGCGTAACGGTTTACCTGCGGGCCGTAGCGACCAAGACCGGCAAGATTCTTAAGACCATTTATACTTCCAAGACCATCCTGTCGCAGACGGTCAACGCCAGTTTGTTTCGGTACGTAACGTTCAAGCGGCTACTGGAAACCGAAACGGGGCTGACCACCACTGAGCCGGGGCAAATGGCCGTCACCGAAGCCATCGAAAAGGCAGTCGAAGGGTTGATTATCGAAGGGGTACGCGACGGGTTGTGGGCAGCTGAAGACAAGCAGGCCGGGCCGATGAAGAAAGTACTTGACGCTTACCAGACGGAGAAGACCCGCATGAGCGAAACCGACGTGTACGGTATTCGCCCCGAAATCGACGCGCCCCTCATCACGCTGCAACCTTACGCCGGGGTCATGCGCTACTACGGCGACTACGCCCGGCACACCATCAAGGGTGCCTACGGGGCTTCACTAGCTGTCAATTTGTCGTCAAAATTTGGGATACAGATCGACGGAGGAACGGGTATGCTGGCGAGCGAAGGCGCTTTCTCGACCCGCATCGCATCACTGGAAGGTAACCTGGTCTTCACGCCTACTCCCTTTCAGCGCTGGAGCTCCCTGTTGTTCATTGGTGGGGGAATGGTGTCTCGCGCGGGAACGACGCCGTTCAACTGGCAGGGCGACCGCTACGCACAGGCGCAGGGGGGCGTGGGTATTCAGTATTCATCGGGCGGGCTGATCGGCTTTCGCTCGACGATCTCGTATAATCAGCCGTTTACCGATGCGCTGGATGGGATCGTAGCCGGCGCCCGCAACGATTACTACCTCCGGGGTACGCTGGGAATCACCCTGCACATCGGCAGTATTTTTCGTCCCAGGCCAGCACCGATTACTCCTCGAAAATAA
- a CDS encoding carboxypeptidase regulatory-like domain-containing protein: protein MKAFSNVLILLIGLTGLLSCNEDTFIDPVQLTTVRGRVLYSVNQQPIRNATVKLTPGNRVVATDSAGLFRFDSVIVGSYTLQASKTGYGTEVATVAPAAGASPVVTILLTDDKTQNRPPTTPTLVAPAQNSTTQSTTLTLKWTATDPNRDSLTYTVLLYRSGAATPTASYTGLVADSLVISGLDYNTTYLWQVIAADGINTVNGPIWSFQTGLYPDYSYVFVRRMNGQFQIFGATADGAVNQLTRSGSNWRPIVSPNRQKIAFISNTDTELQLYLMNLDGSNRQQVTTVPIAGLSAADLSFCWSPDGTQLLYPSNDRLYAVRTDGTGLRVVSRTRTGRVWAGCDWTPQGNLIAARTTGTDLYDNELAVFSSDGSANRVVYTRRDARVGNPVFSVNGRQLLFSADSTNFQNEQGRQLDARLYLLDLSSTAVTDLSRAQSSTGGSTQSNKIAGTNDLEPRFSPTGGNIIFTNTDNTGLNQRTVYIADTDGRNRKVLLQQAEMPYWR from the coding sequence ATGAAAGCCTTTTCCAACGTTTTGATTCTCCTCATTGGCCTTACGGGCCTGCTCAGTTGTAATGAAGATACGTTTATTGACCCTGTCCAGCTGACTACGGTGCGGGGTCGCGTGTTGTACAGCGTTAATCAACAGCCCATCCGCAACGCGACGGTCAAGCTGACGCCTGGCAACCGGGTCGTAGCAACCGACTCGGCCGGACTGTTTCGGTTCGATAGCGTTATTGTGGGCAGCTATACCCTTCAGGCGTCAAAAACGGGCTACGGCACTGAAGTGGCTACCGTAGCCCCGGCCGCCGGTGCGTCGCCGGTTGTAACGATCCTGCTGACCGATGACAAAACGCAGAACCGCCCCCCCACAACGCCCACGCTGGTAGCCCCAGCCCAGAACAGCACTACCCAATCGACGACGCTTACCCTGAAGTGGACGGCTACCGACCCTAACCGCGACTCGCTGACGTATACGGTACTGCTATACCGATCGGGGGCAGCTACACCAACGGCATCCTACACGGGTCTTGTAGCCGATTCTCTGGTTATAAGTGGGTTAGATTACAATACAACATACCTCTGGCAGGTCATTGCAGCCGATGGCATCAACACCGTGAACGGGCCGATCTGGTCCTTCCAGACGGGATTGTATCCTGACTATAGCTACGTCTTTGTCCGGCGGATGAACGGTCAGTTCCAGATTTTCGGCGCTACCGCCGATGGAGCCGTCAACCAACTCACCCGGAGCGGCAGCAACTGGCGACCGATCGTTAGTCCGAACCGGCAGAAAATCGCCTTTATTTCCAACACTGACACTGAGCTACAACTCTACCTGATGAATCTGGATGGCAGCAACCGACAGCAGGTAACAACGGTCCCCATTGCAGGCTTATCGGCGGCTGACCTGTCGTTCTGCTGGTCGCCGGATGGCACGCAACTGTTGTATCCCAGCAATGATCGGCTCTACGCGGTCCGTACCGACGGCACGGGCTTACGCGTGGTTTCCCGAACCCGAACAGGGCGCGTCTGGGCCGGTTGCGACTGGACTCCGCAGGGAAATCTCATAGCCGCCCGCACAACCGGTACGGATTTGTACGACAATGAACTGGCCGTTTTCTCGTCTGACGGCAGTGCCAATCGGGTTGTTTATACCCGGCGTGATGCCCGCGTGGGTAACCCAGTCTTTTCCGTGAATGGTCGCCAACTTCTCTTCTCGGCCGACTCAACGAATTTTCAGAATGAGCAGGGTCGCCAGCTCGATGCCCGGCTCTATCTGCTCGACCTGAGTTCGACGGCGGTCACTGATTTATCGCGCGCCCAATCCAGTACTGGTGGATCGACTCAATCCAACAAAATTGCCGGTACCAACGATCTGGAACCCCGTTTTTCACCCACCGGCGGAAACATTATTTTCACCAATACTGACAACACGGGACTCAATCAGCGGACGGTATACATTGCCGATACCGACGGACGCAACCGAAAAGTATTGTTACAACAGGCGGAGATGCCCTATTGGCGATAG
- a CDS encoding T9SS type A sorting domain-containing protein — MKTLFNSLLVAFTVSLVTVSASFAETNPGKQTAPAATYKTGIYTNRAGNLNIALDKETKGSVSIKLKNTAGKVLFDQYLGKNEKSTRISLNMNELPDGTYQLEISNGVDTSTQTVTLATKLPSSPSRLVAIN, encoded by the coding sequence ATGAAAACGCTCTTTAACTCTCTGCTTGTTGCGTTCACCGTTAGTTTAGTAACTGTCTCTGCTTCATTTGCCGAAACGAATCCTGGCAAACAGACGGCCCCTGCTGCCACCTATAAAACCGGCATTTATACAAACAGGGCGGGTAATCTGAATATTGCCCTCGATAAAGAAACGAAGGGTTCCGTTTCTATCAAGCTGAAAAATACGGCGGGTAAGGTCTTGTTCGACCAATACCTGGGTAAAAACGAAAAGTCAACCCGGATCAGTCTGAACATGAACGAACTGCCTGATGGCACCTATCAGCTGGAGATTTCAAACGGGGTGGACACCTCAACCCAAACCGTAACCCTGGCTACGAAGCTACCTAGTTCACCCAGTCGTCTGGTAGCCATCAACTAA
- a CDS encoding PfkB family carbohydrate kinase, with amino-acid sequence MLDICTIGHISLDKVVTVQSTKHMPGGTSFYFSKALLTRDITYKLITALAQEQYSVVDELRAEGFDVYTIPSKHSVYFENVYNADQNHRDQYVLQKASPFSLDQMPEVSAKFFHLGPLLADDIPVKLIKDLATKGKVSLDIQGYLRHVREKRVVYQDWADKKEMLPYVSILKANEFEMEVITGLTDAWDGARYLADLGVSEVIITLGSQGSLVLTEGTFYQIPAFKPATVVDATGCGDTYMAGYLSKRVKGADVQEAGEFGAAMATLKIGISGPFLGQPELVKQLLTQSV; translated from the coding sequence ATGCTCGATATCTGTACAATAGGACATATATCACTGGACAAGGTTGTCACAGTGCAGTCGACAAAACACATGCCCGGTGGCACCTCATTTTATTTTTCCAAGGCGCTCTTAACGAGAGACATAACGTACAAGTTGATCACGGCGCTGGCTCAGGAGCAGTATTCGGTTGTTGATGAGTTACGGGCTGAAGGTTTCGATGTGTACACGATACCGAGTAAACACAGCGTGTATTTTGAGAACGTTTACAACGCCGATCAGAATCATCGGGATCAGTACGTTTTGCAGAAAGCCTCGCCTTTCAGCCTTGACCAGATGCCGGAGGTAAGCGCCAAATTCTTTCATCTGGGACCATTACTCGCGGATGATATTCCCGTAAAGCTGATTAAAGATTTAGCCACGAAAGGAAAGGTATCGCTGGATATCCAGGGTTATTTGCGCCACGTTCGGGAGAAGCGAGTCGTTTATCAGGACTGGGCTGACAAGAAAGAGATGCTACCTTATGTCAGCATTTTAAAGGCCAATGAATTTGAAATGGAAGTGATTACAGGCCTAACCGATGCATGGGATGGCGCTCGTTATCTGGCTGATCTCGGTGTATCGGAAGTGATCATTACGCTCGGCAGTCAGGGGTCACTGGTGTTGACCGAAGGCACATTCTATCAAATCCCAGCTTTCAAGCCAGCGACTGTTGTGGATGCCACCGGTTGCGGAGATACGTATATGGCGGGCTACTTGTCGAAACGCGTTAAGGGGGCCGATGTACAGGAAGCGGGTGAATTCGGCGCTGCGATGGCAACCCTGAAAATTGGTATCTCCGGCCCGTTTTTGGGACAACCTGAGTTGGTTAAACAGCTGCTTACCCAAAGCGTTTAA